TGTTAATTCGGACTCAATTCCATCAATGTTCATATGGGGATTGTCAAACAGTTCCTCGATGGATATTTTGCCGTTTGATTCCTTGCTTTCATATAAGCTCATGGGGCGCATGAGCAGTCTGTGGATTCTGCCGGTTCCGGAATGCATGATTTTGGATTCGTCAACTACTGTTGAGCCTGTTAAAATGTATAATCCTTCGCCTTGTAGTTCATCAACACTGTTTCTAACTCCATCCCATAGGATTGGTGCCATTTGCCATTCGTCAATCAATCTAGGTTTTTCACCTTCCAATAGTTTGGAAGGCTTAATGTCCAGCCACATTTGATATTCTTCCTGTCTATCGATATCCTGAAGTTTTAAAACGCTTTTTGCAAATTGTTCTGCAGTAGTTGTTTTGCCGCACCATTTTGGGCCAACTATAAGCACTGCACCAATTACACTCATCCATTGCTCTAATTCATCATCCAAATATCTGTCAATATATTCCATAGCACTGGCTCCGTTTAACTATTTATTGGTTATTTATTTTACTATTTTTAGGTTATATATTTTACTATTTTTAGGTTATATATTTTACTATTTTTAGGTTATTTATTTTAAATTTTTTTCAAATTTTAGTTAATTTGATTATTTTTTTATCAGGAAATTATTTATATTGTTGGTTAAAAATCTGAAATTCTATTTATATATTGTTTTTTTGAGATTATATAATTTTAGAGAGCTTTTGAAAAGTAATAATTAATGTATAGTTTACTATTTATAAAAATAGCCATTTTTATCCATTTTTATTTTTTCCTTAAATCTTAATGCCTTTTAAGATTTTATCATAATAAACATGGAAAATTTTCATGTTTCATATCTTTTTTAGATCTGGAAATTTTCATTTATTTTAGTCTTTGTTGTGTTCTTTCCCTCAGCTTTTCAAATTCAGATTTTATTAGCTTGTCTTGGATAGGCCTATATAATTCATATTCCTTTTTGGCATGAATATCTGCATCTCTTTTGCTAATATTTCCATTTCCATCCAAAATAATTTTGAACATTTGCAAAGAATTCCTTTGTAATGTCAGCATCCTTATTGTAATCATAACTGCATTGGGCATATATCTCCAGTATCTTTTCATATAATCTGTATTCGCTTAAGCGAATTTCCCTTATTCTTATAATCAATTCCTCGAAATAGTCCTTTCCAAGTATTCCTCCATTTTTAAGAGCTTCATCGTTAAGAGCAATTCCCTTTATCATGTATTCCTTTAGTATTTGAGTTGCCCATTTTCTAAAATAAGTTGCTTTCTTGCTGTTTACACGATAGCCTACAGAGATGATTGCATCTAAATTATATAGGCTTGTATTATATTTTTTACCATCAGCTGCAGTTATCCGAGATTTTCGGATAACTGAATCTTTTTCCAATTCTCCATCCCTGAATATGTTTCTTAAATGGTCGCTGATTGTTCTTACATTAACATCAAATAATTTGCCCATTTCTTTTTGAGTTGCCCATATGGTATCTTCGGACAAATACACTTCTGCAGTGACTATCCCTTCACTGGTTTTATATAGGTATGTTTCTTTTATTTCTAAATTAGACATTTTTTTTCACCTTTTTAATTCGTATATTTTTCATTGTATTGTGGTTTAATTGTTTAAATATTGTTTTTTTGAGTTTATATAAGTTTAGAGAGCGTTTGAGAAGTAATAGTTAATGTATAGTTTACTATTTA
This uncultured Methanobrevibacter sp. DNA region includes the following protein-coding sequences:
- the rhuM gene encoding RhuM family protein, whose amino-acid sequence is MSNLEIKETYLYKTSEGIVTAEVYLSEDTIWATQKEMGKLFDVNVRTISDHLRNIFRDGELEKDSVIRKSRITAADGKKYNTSLYNLDAIISVGYRVNSKKATYFRKWATQILKEYMIKGIALNDEALKNGGILGKDYFEELIIRIREIRLSEYRLYEKILEIYAQCSYDYNKDADITKEFFANVQNYFGWKWKY